In Shewanella sp. VB17, a single genomic region encodes these proteins:
- a CDS encoding GNAT family N-acetyltransferase translates to MAISLREVTKDNWKDIILLEITKEQEEFVALNAESIAGSKFNEHYVNRAIYSNEDPVGFIQYFPNDENDKPNEIYIDQFMIYVQHQGKGYGTKAIKLALDEIKLREAYKAISICYVEGHDVMKGFFERFDFSVVEQDEFDETIMVLNVA, encoded by the coding sequence ATGGCAATTAGTTTACGAGAAGTAACTAAAGATAATTGGAAAGATATTATCTTACTAGAAATTACAAAAGAGCAAGAAGAGTTTGTCGCTTTAAATGCCGAATCAATCGCAGGTTCTAAATTTAACGAACACTATGTTAATCGAGCAATCTATTCTAATGAAGACCCCGTTGGCTTTATTCAGTACTTTCCTAATGATGAAAATGATAAGCCAAATGAAATTTATATTGACCAATTTATGATTTATGTACAGCATCAGGGGAAAGGTTATGGTACGAAAGCGATTAAGTTAGCTCTCGATGAAATCAAATTACGAGAAGCTTATAAAGCTATTTCAATATGCTACGTTGAAGGACATGATGTAATGAAAGGCTTCTTTGAACGCTTTGATTTTAGTGTTGTTGAGCAAGATGAGTTTGATGAAACTATCATGGTGCTAAATGTTGCTTAA
- a CDS encoding nucleoside triphosphate pyrophosphohydrolase family protein yields MKLTALTQPLFDHLYRDILQFRSTFDLPSEDETTLDDKADTLHTSLAIEELTELAEADTRIEQADAIVDSVYVLMGRLVHLGASQVNDRIEISYIIDLLLNVAKNREIDFLTCWDEVHSSNMSKVCRNETELAETVEFYAKQGVEIIGSQQGDFIIAKCAKDVDMAGKVVRQGKVLKSVYYRPADLAKLVQA; encoded by the coding sequence ATGAAACTTACAGCCCTCACTCAGCCACTTTTCGATCATCTTTATCGTGACATACTCCAGTTCCGTTCAACCTTTGATTTACCCAGTGAAGATGAAACCACATTGGATGATAAAGCTGACACATTGCACACATCATTGGCCATTGAAGAGCTCACCGAACTTGCCGAAGCTGATACTCGTATCGAGCAAGCAGATGCCATTGTTGACTCAGTTTACGTGCTTATGGGCCGTCTCGTTCACCTTGGCGCCTCACAGGTTAACGATCGCATTGAAATTAGCTACATTATAGATCTGCTGTTAAATGTCGCTAAAAACCGTGAAATTGATTTTTTAACTTGTTGGGATGAAGTACATTCAAGCAACATGAGTAAGGTATGCCGCAACGAAACTGAGCTTGCCGAAACGGTTGAGTTTTACGCTAAACAAGGTGTTGAAATTATAGGTAGCCAGCAAGGTGACTTTATCATTGCTAAGTGCGCAAAAGATGTCGATATGGCAGGTAAAGTGGTACGTCAAGGAAAAGTGCTCAAGTCCGTATATTATCGCCCAGCAGATTTAGCTAAATTAGTACAAGCTTAG
- the map gene encoding type I methionyl aminopeptidase: MSKVVLKSNAELDFMRKSGQLLASVFAYLDPLVVRGMSTMQVNDLAEEFIVNELKSRPASKGQYDFPFVLNTSVNDVVCHGVPSKVRFLKSGDIVNIDITLEKNGFIADSSKMYMIDDVSPIAKRLVEKTYQAMWQGINVVKPGVTLGDVGHAIQKFATANGYSVVREYCGHGIGREMHEAPQVMHYGTPNTGEVLKEGMTFTIEPMINQGASKVKLKKDGWTVVTRDKKLSAQWEHTIAVTADGYEVLTLRHEEQVNVCG; this comes from the coding sequence ATGAGTAAAGTGGTGTTAAAGAGCAATGCTGAATTAGATTTTATGCGTAAATCAGGTCAATTATTGGCTTCAGTATTTGCGTATCTAGACCCTCTCGTGGTTCGTGGTATGTCGACTATGCAAGTTAATGACTTAGCAGAAGAGTTTATTGTTAATGAGTTAAAGTCCAGACCCGCAAGTAAAGGGCAATATGACTTTCCATTTGTGCTAAATACGTCAGTCAATGATGTCGTATGCCATGGGGTTCCTTCTAAAGTCAGGTTTTTAAAATCGGGTGATATTGTTAATATCGATATTACATTAGAGAAAAATGGTTTCATTGCCGATTCAAGTAAAATGTATATGATCGATGATGTTTCACCGATTGCGAAACGATTGGTTGAAAAAACATATCAAGCAATGTGGCAAGGCATTAATGTTGTAAAACCTGGCGTGACCTTAGGGGATGTGGGTCATGCTATTCAAAAGTTTGCAACAGCTAATGGGTATTCGGTTGTACGTGAATATTGTGGCCATGGCATAGGCAGAGAGATGCACGAAGCGCCACAAGTTATGCACTATGGAACTCCCAATACGGGTGAGGTGCTTAAGGAAGGCATGACGTTTACTATTGAGCCAATGATTAATCAAGGCGCCTCAAAAGTGAAATTAAAAAAAGATGGGTGGACAGTGGTGACTCGAGATAAAAAACTGTCTGCTCAGTGGGAGCATACGATTGCTGTTACAGCTGACGGATATGAAGTATTAACATTGCGTCATGAAGAGCAGGTGAATGTCTGTGGCTAA
- a CDS encoding winged helix-turn-helix domain-containing protein — protein MLEVTPYLTLNCEANHLVDHVNSTRIELTFSESALLSRLLSTPDAICDKDELLQVGWPDRVVALTSLTQCISTLRKKLEPYPEVQLKTIARRGYQLHLSVNVDVKVAAKNKWGAIKKPITAVPLMAKACGIFVVILLIMFGWLNSDYFAVKQEVSKWRADKTISLNIGGTHENAVLVYPKGVDKLDPFMWQKKIAPETNSIPAIDRFDAFAFTDGQHYSFASCPTNNEGHCIADQMINLAAINSDPAALDMSKFIELSQKMENRIRYNRVLIPPNVTFENQGQKTDVEPEFVEHHYYGDIYFPVANELLVRADLGISLVYEGESNGQFYSSTCMTDEDCLTTPIKYQIRGQFEQYKGMFDKLEVDVFHVKLTQKNLIKPETVSASAMDLYREIRKDNIRDEALFYYRIHQDQQTSVWVVPLFGNIIVWTKYERVEL, from the coding sequence TTGTTAGAAGTGACACCTTACTTGACATTAAATTGTGAAGCTAACCATCTTGTTGATCATGTTAATAGCACCAGAATAGAGCTCACTTTTTCTGAATCTGCCTTACTATCTAGGCTACTCTCAACGCCTGATGCCATTTGTGATAAAGACGAACTCTTGCAGGTTGGATGGCCTGATCGTGTTGTAGCGTTAACTTCCTTGACTCAGTGTATCAGTACTCTCAGAAAGAAGTTAGAACCTTATCCCGAAGTGCAACTCAAAACCATCGCTAGACGTGGGTATCAACTGCATCTCTCAGTGAATGTTGATGTAAAGGTGGCGGCTAAAAACAAGTGGGGAGCGATAAAAAAGCCCATTACTGCAGTACCATTAATGGCTAAAGCCTGTGGGATATTTGTGGTTATCTTACTCATTATGTTTGGCTGGCTTAACAGCGATTATTTTGCTGTTAAGCAAGAGGTGAGTAAATGGCGTGCAGATAAAACGATCTCTCTTAATATAGGAGGCACCCATGAGAATGCAGTGCTTGTTTACCCTAAAGGGGTGGATAAACTGGATCCTTTCATGTGGCAAAAAAAAATAGCTCCCGAGACCAATTCTATTCCTGCCATTGACCGTTTTGATGCTTTCGCATTTACTGATGGACAGCATTATTCTTTTGCTAGTTGCCCAACCAATAATGAGGGACATTGTATTGCTGATCAAATGATTAATCTGGCGGCAATTAATTCGGATCCGGCTGCTTTAGACATGAGTAAATTCATTGAATTAAGTCAAAAAATGGAAAATAGGATCCGCTACAATAGAGTGTTAATACCACCGAATGTAACATTTGAAAATCAAGGGCAAAAAACAGATGTAGAGCCTGAATTCGTTGAACACCATTACTATGGCGACATTTATTTCCCTGTCGCTAATGAGCTGTTAGTTCGTGCTGATCTGGGAATATCTTTGGTTTACGAAGGGGAAAGTAATGGGCAATTTTACTCTTCTACCTGTATGACAGACGAGGATTGTTTAACAACACCGATTAAATATCAAATACGTGGGCAGTTTGAGCAATATAAAGGAATGTTTGATAAGCTAGAGGTGGATGTTTTTCATGTAAAGTTAACTCAAAAAAACCTCATTAAACCTGAGACGGTGAGTGCATCTGCTATGGACTTGTATCGAGAAATAAGGAAGGATAATATTCGTGATGAAGCGCTGTTTTATTATCGGATTCATCAGGATCAACAAACGTCCGTTTGGGTGGTTCCCCTGTTCGGCAATATCATTGTTTGGACAAAATATGAAAGAGTTGAATTATAG
- a CDS encoding DUF1579 domain-containing protein: MVSELASSSSDFDFIVGNWDIKHKRLKDILNGSDEWVEFSGVSSAIKTLGGNGNIEDHIIDFPESSFRAKAIRSYNENSKKWAIWWLDGRMPDVIDKPVLGEFVNGKGLFYANEEYSGVPVKIRFTWILDNPDFPVWEQAFSKDDGESWETNWIMELSKRN; encoded by the coding sequence GTGGTATCAGAATTAGCATCTTCATCAAGTGATTTTGACTTTATAGTTGGCAATTGGGACATAAAACACAAACGATTAAAAGATATTCTAAATGGTAGCGATGAGTGGGTTGAATTTTCAGGAGTGTCATCAGCCATTAAAACTCTCGGTGGTAATGGAAATATAGAAGATCATATTATTGATTTTCCAGAATCTTCATTTCGAGCAAAAGCAATTCGCTCATATAATGAAAATTCTAAAAAATGGGCTATCTGGTGGCTTGACGGGCGGATGCCAGATGTAATTGATAAACCAGTTTTAGGCGAATTTGTAAATGGAAAAGGTCTTTTTTATGCAAATGAAGAATATAGTGGTGTACCAGTAAAGATAAGGTTTACTTGGATTTTAGATAACCCAGATTTTCCTGTATGGGAGCAAGCATTTTCTAAAGATGATGGTGAAAGTTGGGAAACCAATTGGATAATGGAACTTTCAAAACGTAATTAA
- a CDS encoding ParD-like family protein gives MGIVKISNELHEEIRKASAAMVRSINSQSEFWIKIGMLAETNPNMTYTEIIREQLRLAEVDMDGASDE, from the coding sequence ATGGGTATCGTTAAAATTAGCAATGAACTGCATGAGGAAATTAGAAAAGCCAGTGCTGCGATGGTTCGTTCGATCAATTCACAGTCAGAATTTTGGATTAAAATTGGCATGCTTGCAGAAACCAATCCCAATATGACATATACCGAGATCATACGTGAGCAGTTGAGACTTGCTGAAGTCGACATGGATGGAGCATCTGATGAGTAA
- a CDS encoding GNAT family N-acetyltransferase: protein MEINVINATDEVSFDALVAGVREYNTEMMGDEKSKPLSVVAHDENGKLIGGVAGQTIFNHYLISVVWVDKKVRGTGLGRRLMEQAEVEAKKRGCMSAELDTLSFQAPGFYAKLGYEVVGKVEGIPKGHHRYFLLKKFEPSLADS from the coding sequence ATGGAAATTAACGTTATTAATGCAACTGATGAGGTTAGTTTCGATGCTCTCGTCGCAGGTGTTCGCGAATACAACACTGAGATGATGGGAGATGAAAAATCAAAACCATTATCAGTGGTTGCTCATGACGAAAATGGTAAACTGATTGGTGGAGTCGCAGGACAAACTATTTTTAATCATTACCTTATTAGCGTTGTGTGGGTAGATAAAAAAGTCAGAGGAACAGGTCTTGGTCGTAGGTTGATGGAGCAGGCCGAGGTTGAGGCCAAGAAACGAGGCTGTATGTCAGCTGAGCTAGACACCCTTTCTTTTCAGGCTCCAGGGTTTTATGCAAAGCTTGGGTATGAGGTTGTAGGGAAGGTGGAGGGCATTCCCAAAGGGCATCATCGATACTTTTTGTTGAAGAAGTTTGAACCATCACTTGCTGACAGTTAA